The following coding sequences lie in one Euhalothece natronophila Z-M001 genomic window:
- a CDS encoding peptidylprolyl isomerase, translated as MINFSGIIIEPEELIYFLKKRIKLKDFCQQIVQQKIISQATANNQIVVTTEEIQAEANRIRRQYRLEQASDTYAWLNDQLITPEDWEVGIREQLETAKLKEFLFATKVRDFFNQNQHLFEKALLYQIIVPYQSLAWEIFYQIEEEEMSFYNAAHLYDINYSRRIQCGYVGEVSRAELKPDFSSQIFDCQPNTVMTPLQSEEGYHIFLVEEFIPAELTDELYEKLLDQMFEQWLNAELNHLLFNQSNGDKSTD; from the coding sequence ATGATTAACTTTTCGGGTATTATCATTGAGCCAGAAGAACTAATTTATTTCCTTAAGAAGCGAATCAAACTCAAGGATTTTTGCCAGCAAATTGTCCAACAAAAAATAATTAGCCAAGCAACTGCTAACAATCAAATTGTTGTGACTACAGAAGAAATACAAGCTGAAGCTAATCGTATCCGACGACAATATCGCTTAGAGCAAGCCTCGGATACTTATGCTTGGTTAAATGATCAACTCATTACCCCAGAAGATTGGGAAGTGGGTATTCGAGAACAATTAGAAACAGCAAAATTGAAGGAATTTCTCTTTGCCACCAAAGTTAGAGATTTTTTTAATCAAAATCAACATCTTTTTGAGAAGGCTTTACTTTACCAAATCATTGTTCCCTATCAAAGTTTAGCCTGGGAAATTTTTTATCAAATTGAAGAAGAAGAAATGAGCTTTTATAATGCTGCTCATCTCTATGATATAAATTATTCTCGTAGAATCCAATGTGGTTATGTCGGGGAAGTTTCTCGTGCTGAATTAAAACCAGACTTTTCAAGCCAAATTTTTGATTGTCAGCCGAATACTGTCATGACTCCACTACAGTCAGAGGAAGGATATCATATCTTTTTGGTAGAAGAATTTATTCCTGCTGAGTTGACAGATGAACTCTATGAAAAATTACTGGATCAAATGTTTGAGCAGTGGTTAAATGCCGAACTTAATCATTTGCTTTTTAATCAGTCGAATGGTGATAAAAGTACCGATTAA
- a CDS encoding HetP family heterocyst commitment protein, with protein sequence MKPQTYSSQNKADRVMSEKNFEKIIEAIALGKYSWACVLILQATGYNPLHYIPYRTYSRLIKMNAPTSKKKPTTSKQDCSIEDLDYLQENRKHKISGGNKTQYLNCSIYFHF encoded by the coding sequence ATGAAACCTCAAACTTATTCCTCCCAAAATAAAGCTGATCGTGTTATGAGTGAAAAAAACTTCGAGAAAATCATCGAAGCGATCGCGCTCGGTAAGTATTCATGGGCTTGTGTTTTAATTTTGCAAGCCACAGGTTATAATCCCCTTCATTATATTCCTTACCGCACCTATAGCCGTTTAATTAAGATGAACGCTCCAACAAGTAAGAAAAAGCCCACAACATCTAAACAAGATTGCTCTATTGAAGACTTAGATTACCTTCAAGAAAATCGTAAGCATAAAATCTCAGGAGGAAATAAAACTCAATATTTAAACTGTTCAATTTATTTTCATTTTTAA
- a CDS encoding HlyD family type I secretion periplasmic adaptor subunit, with protein sequence MSSKTSSHSALPTPKKEAKTNTSAISVSAPTALAQDTTTWSPSVQSLLEKPPASLPIRLILGGLVFGIAVASWAWWGQIEEVGNAQGKLVPQGRTYKIQPSTNGRITDLLITEGDTVTAEQVLAILDSEQHQQRINQLEDKLASYETQLQQQSNLLMITTLEATNRLQIANSEIQGQEIAIAGEEEKINNNYRLLEQLNSEITSHEQRIERLQPLQEVGAISQEYIFQAEQLLQDSKIKSLRAESDLDTSKTSLARLKTERMQKQQQKDTVQLETEEKIQQLEISIQDLQGKILETQNELRLAQITQQETVLVAPVSGTVLSVNLQNVGQVVQPGETIAEIAPQEAPLILDAILPVEEAGFIEEDMTVNIKFDAYPYQDYGVINGRVIDIAPNSRAEENIGSFYEVKIALEQNYITNNQRKIQFQPGQTANAEIIIRRRRIIDVIFDPLKQLQEGGLNL encoded by the coding sequence ATGTCATCAAAAACATCCTCTCATTCAGCGCTTCCAACTCCTAAAAAAGAAGCCAAAACTAATACTTCAGCTATCAGCGTTTCAGCGCCAACTGCACTAGCTCAGGATACAACTACTTGGTCACCTTCAGTTCAATCTTTACTAGAAAAGCCTCCTGCTTCTCTCCCAATCCGCTTAATTCTCGGTGGCTTGGTTTTTGGCATTGCTGTTGCTAGTTGGGCTTGGTGGGGACAAATTGAAGAAGTTGGGAATGCTCAAGGAAAATTAGTGCCGCAGGGTAGAACTTATAAAATTCAACCAAGCACCAATGGTAGAATTACAGACCTCTTAATCACAGAAGGAGATACTGTCACTGCCGAACAAGTTCTTGCCATACTCGATTCAGAACAACACCAACAACGAATTAATCAATTAGAAGACAAGCTAGCAAGTTATGAAACTCAACTGCAACAACAAAGTAATCTCTTAATGATCACCACTTTAGAAGCCACTAACCGTTTGCAAATTGCTAATAGTGAGATTCAAGGACAAGAAATCGCGATCGCTGGAGAAGAAGAAAAAATCAACAATAATTATCGGTTATTAGAACAATTAAATTCAGAAATTACTAGTCATGAACAACGAATAGAGCGACTACAACCCTTGCAAGAAGTCGGTGCTATTTCCCAAGAATATATCTTTCAAGCCGAGCAACTTTTACAAGATAGTAAAATTAAGTCTCTTCGTGCTGAAAGTGACTTAGATACTAGTAAAACTAGCCTAGCACGGTTAAAAACTGAACGAATGCAAAAGCAACAACAGAAAGATACAGTTCAATTGGAAACAGAAGAGAAAATCCAGCAACTGGAAATCAGTATTCAAGACTTACAAGGAAAAATTCTAGAAACCCAAAATGAACTAAGGCTTGCTCAAATTACACAACAAGAAACAGTTTTAGTTGCACCTGTGAGTGGAACAGTTTTATCTGTAAACCTACAGAATGTCGGTCAAGTTGTTCAACCGGGGGAAACCATTGCAGAAATTGCACCTCAAGAAGCTCCTTTAATTCTAGATGCGATTCTCCCAGTTGAAGAAGCTGGCTTTATTGAAGAGGATATGACTGTCAACATCAAGTTTGATGCTTATCCTTATCAGGATTATGGAGTAATTAATGGCAGAGTTATAGACATTGCACCTAATTCTAGAGCCGAGGAAAATATCGGTAGCTTTTATGAGGTAAAAATTGCCCTAGAGCAAAACTATATCACGAATAATCAGAGAAAAATCCAATTTCAACCCGGTCAAACGGCTAACGCTGAAATTATTATTCGTCGTCGTCGCATTATTGATGTCATATTTGATCCCCTTAAACAGCTTCAAGAAGGTGGATTAAATCTTTAA
- a CDS encoding ABC transporter transmembrane domain-containing protein, producing MSQKNFFGQSSRVTEEEQQTLNQFCQAFEILSFSFGELIYEFWPNQPTNFYFVCEGRVRLLGFDAEKERFVSIQVLEEGECFGGDSQLFEHSLPYQVFPCQNSSTVKVARIDSNQQKTWFQQQPQLQTPWRDATQSRQHLIFLKTFTELRAVPTHRLEKLLPYIQEKQIPPETLLEEATPSEMGRFWLRYGKIEPCSISAWGYPEDVPSTAKAQTSLLIYYLPKKQYLALRPDWCPNSNNSLSVPLNNNHRALPSAQPTSFTVPEVSPNTEVEFPQPKRRGHLRRYPFVEQQSSSDCGIACLVMISRYWQKRLSINFVRRLGNVGRSGTSLSTLAKIAETLGYIAKPVRASLNALQTATEKSPWIAHWQGDHYIVVYRIRGQKVLIADPARGKYTLSRQEFLARWTGYALLLEPTEHLQKLPEEKASLGKFFKLLLSHQGTALQIIIASLLIQIFGVVTPLFTQIILDRVVVNSSLMMLHVFALGILCFGIAEVILSGTRNYLLSYLSNLLDLTMVTGFIRHTLKLPLNFFESRHVGDIITRVHENQKIEAFLIKNGMVAWLDILMSVVYLGLMLYYNWRLTLLVIAIIPPIILLTIVATPWLRKVSRQVFNHSAEQNSALVEMMTGVETLKMTASEQDLRWRWEDYLTEFLNVRFKRQKLAVNLEVASRFINIVGTTGLLWYGANLVIQGQLSIGQLVAFNMLVGRVVNPILTLANIWDEWQEVLIAVERLNDIFTTRPEETSQQRGLPLPELKGEIRFEKVTFRYDADAERNTLEGITFEAHPGETIAIVGRSGSGKTTLIKLLLGLYYPNSGQIWIDDHDLSHISLPSLRSQLGVVSQECFLFSGTIFENITLFRPEFSSEDVIEAAKLAEAHSFIQAMPLGYQTKVGERGANLSGGQRQRIAIARALLTKPKVLILDEATSSLDTESEQRFQENLKRISHDRTTFIIAHRLSTVRDANCILVLDQGLLVEKGTHQELIANKKIYYSLTQRQLEL from the coding sequence ATGAGCCAAAAAAACTTTTTTGGGCAGTCTTCTCGCGTAACTGAAGAAGAGCAACAAACCCTCAATCAGTTTTGTCAGGCATTTGAAATACTTTCTTTTTCTTTTGGAGAGCTAATTTACGAATTTTGGCCAAATCAACCGACGAATTTTTATTTCGTTTGTGAAGGTCGTGTGCGACTGCTGGGCTTCGACGCGGAGAAAGAACGTTTCGTTTCCATACAAGTTTTAGAAGAAGGAGAATGCTTTGGGGGTGATTCCCAACTGTTTGAGCATTCTCTACCGTATCAAGTTTTTCCTTGTCAAAACTCATCTACCGTTAAAGTTGCTCGCATTGATAGCAATCAACAAAAAACCTGGTTTCAACAACAACCACAATTGCAAACTCCTTGGCGAGACGCAACACAAAGCAGACAACATCTTATCTTTCTAAAAACCTTCACCGAACTGCGTGCCGTTCCTACTCATCGTCTGGAAAAGCTACTACCGTATATCCAAGAAAAACAAATTCCTCCCGAAACTCTCTTAGAAGAAGCCACTCCTTCTGAAATGGGACGATTTTGGCTACGTTACGGAAAAATTGAGCCATGTTCCATATCTGCATGGGGATATCCAGAAGATGTTCCCTCAACCGCCAAAGCCCAAACTTCTTTATTAATCTATTATTTACCCAAAAAACAATACTTAGCCTTACGTCCTGATTGGTGTCCAAACAGTAATAACTCTTTAAGTGTCCCACTGAACAACAATCACAGGGCATTGCCTTCAGCACAACCAACCAGTTTTACTGTTCCAGAAGTTTCTCCAAACACGGAAGTCGAATTTCCCCAGCCAAAACGACGAGGACATTTACGTCGTTACCCCTTTGTAGAACAGCAAAGTAGTTCCGATTGTGGCATTGCTTGTCTGGTAATGATTAGTCGTTATTGGCAAAAACGCTTGAGCATCAACTTTGTACGCCGCTTAGGAAATGTTGGTCGTTCTGGGACTTCTTTATCAACTTTGGCAAAAATTGCTGAGACATTAGGCTATATTGCAAAACCGGTACGAGCTAGTTTAAATGCATTACAGACAGCAACGGAGAAAAGTCCTTGGATTGCTCATTGGCAGGGGGATCACTATATTGTTGTCTATCGTATCCGAGGTCAGAAAGTACTAATTGCTGATCCCGCTAGAGGAAAATATACTCTCTCTCGACAAGAATTTTTAGCTCGTTGGACAGGGTATGCTCTATTACTTGAGCCAACTGAGCATTTACAAAAACTCCCCGAAGAAAAAGCCTCTTTGGGGAAATTTTTTAAGTTACTGTTATCCCACCAAGGAACTGCTTTACAAATTATTATTGCTTCTTTGTTAATTCAAATTTTTGGTGTAGTTACTCCCTTATTTACCCAAATTATTTTGGATCGAGTGGTGGTTAATAGTAGCTTGATGATGCTTCATGTGTTTGCTTTAGGGATCTTGTGCTTCGGCATTGCTGAAGTTATTTTATCAGGGACTCGTAATTATTTATTAAGCTATCTATCTAATTTACTTGACTTAACAATGGTAACGGGATTTATCCGCCATACGCTTAAGTTACCTCTGAATTTTTTTGAATCCCGTCATGTAGGAGATATTATTACTCGTGTTCATGAGAATCAAAAAATTGAAGCCTTTTTAATCAAAAACGGTATGGTTGCTTGGCTTGATATTTTGATGAGTGTCGTCTATTTAGGGTTAATGTTGTACTATAATTGGCGCTTAACTCTTTTAGTCATTGCAATTATCCCGCCAATTATTCTCTTAACCATAGTTGCGACTCCTTGGCTACGTAAAGTTTCTCGCCAAGTTTTTAATCACTCAGCAGAACAAAACTCGGCTTTAGTGGAAATGATGACTGGCGTTGAAACCTTAAAAATGACTGCTTCGGAACAAGATTTAAGATGGCGATGGGAAGACTATTTAACCGAGTTTCTCAATGTTAGATTTAAACGACAGAAATTAGCGGTTAATTTAGAGGTAGCCAGTCGTTTCATTAATATTGTGGGTACTACTGGCTTATTATGGTACGGGGCAAACTTAGTCATTCAAGGTCAATTAAGTATTGGGCAATTGGTCGCATTTAATATGTTAGTGGGAAGAGTTGTTAACCCTATTTTAACTCTTGCTAATATTTGGGATGAGTGGCAAGAAGTCTTAATTGCAGTAGAACGACTGAATGATATTTTTACTACTCGACCAGAAGAAACGTCGCAACAGAGAGGGTTGCCTTTACCAGAATTAAAGGGAGAAATTCGGTTTGAAAAAGTAACTTTTCGTTATGATGCCGATGCAGAAAGAAATACCTTAGAAGGAATTACTTTTGAAGCTCATCCCGGAGAAACGATTGCGATTGTTGGCAGAAGTGGCTCTGGAAAAACTACATTAATCAAACTACTTTTAGGATTATATTATCCCAACTCAGGACAAATTTGGATTGATGATCATGATCTTAGCCATATTTCTCTCCCTTCTTTACGATCGCAGTTAGGGGTAGTTTCTCAAGAATGTTTTTTATTTTCTGGTACGATTTTTGAAAATATTACTTTGTTTCGTCCTGAGTTTAGTTCAGAAGATGTTATTGAGGCAGCTAAATTAGCTGAAGCCCATAGTTTTATCCAAGCAATGCCTTTAGGTTATCAGACAAAAGTGGGGGAACGAGGTGCGAATTTATCAGGCGGACAGAGACAGAGAATCGCGATCGCGCGAGCCTTACTTACTAAGCCTAAAGTTTTAATTCTAGACGAAGCCACAAGTTCTTTAGATACAGAATCTGAACAAAGATTTCAAGAAAATCTCAAGCGAATCTCTCATGATCGAACCACTTTTATTATTGCTCATCGTCTCTCTACTGTTCGTGATGCCAACTGTATTTTAGTCCTTGATCAAGGATTATTAGTGGAAAAAGGCACTCATCAAGAGTTGATTGCGAACAAAAAAATTTACTATTCTTTAACTCAAAGACAACTAGAGCTTTAA
- a CDS encoding prohibitin family protein, translating into MTQPNTQSLRAIIGGILAALLLIIGFNSYTVINPGEAGVLSILGQAQEGALLEGIHFKPPIISKVDVYDVTVQKYEVPAQSATKDLQDLNASFAINFRLDPVQVVDIRRKQGTLSNVVAKVISPQTQESFKVAAARKTAEEAITRRDELKRDFDVALNSRLEKYGIIVLDTSVVDLNFTKAFAQAVEDKQIAEQSAQRAVYIAREAEQKAQADINRAKGRAEAQRLLADTLRAQGGSLVLQKEAIEAWRQGGSQMPNVLVMGGDNKSSVPFLFNLGDLTDVDRDRPSPEEAAPLDEPSPFEENNSGESSSSLDLPPTYGDLQ; encoded by the coding sequence TTGACTCAACCGAATACTCAAAGTTTAAGGGCGATTATAGGTGGCATTCTCGCTGCCTTACTGTTAATCATTGGTTTTAATTCTTATACTGTGATTAACCCCGGAGAAGCAGGAGTTTTAAGCATTTTAGGACAAGCCCAAGAAGGGGCTTTACTAGAAGGCATCCATTTTAAGCCTCCGATTATTTCTAAGGTGGATGTGTATGATGTCACAGTACAGAAATATGAAGTTCCCGCCCAAAGTGCGACGAAAGACTTACAAGACTTAAATGCGAGTTTTGCGATTAACTTCCGTCTTGATCCTGTGCAAGTGGTGGATATTCGCCGTAAGCAAGGAACTTTAAGTAATGTTGTGGCGAAAGTGATTTCTCCGCAAACTCAAGAATCATTTAAAGTTGCCGCTGCCAGAAAAACCGCAGAAGAAGCCATTACTAGACGGGATGAGTTAAAACGAGATTTTGATGTGGCTCTCAATAGTCGTTTAGAAAAGTATGGCATTATTGTTTTAGATACCAGCGTGGTTGATCTAAACTTTACCAAAGCCTTTGCTCAAGCAGTGGAAGATAAACAAATTGCTGAACAAAGTGCCCAACGAGCCGTTTATATTGCCCGAGAAGCCGAACAGAAGGCTCAAGCAGATATTAATCGTGCTAAAGGGCGTGCTGAAGCTCAACGCCTCCTCGCAGATACTTTACGCGCTCAAGGGGGATCACTGGTACTGCAAAAAGAAGCCATTGAAGCGTGGCGACAAGGTGGCTCTCAAATGCCCAATGTTTTAGTGATGGGCGGTGACAACAAGAGTAGTGTTCCTTTCTTGTTTAATTTAGGTGATTTAACAGATGTGGATCGCGATCGGCCCTCACCAGAAGAAGCAGCACCTTTAGATGAGCCGTCTCCTTTTGAAGAAAATAACAGTGGCGAGTCTTCATCATCTCTTGATCTTCCTCCTACTTATGGGGATCTTCAGTAG
- a CDS encoding prohibitin family protein yields the protein MNKQTNQSLTAIIGGIVAALLLLVGLNSYVVINPGQAGVLSILGKAQEEALLEGIHYKIPFISKVDVYDVTVQKFEVPAQSATKDLQDLKASFAINFRLDPVQVVDIRRKQGTLKNVVSKVIAPQTQESFKVAAARKTAEEAITKRDELKEDFDIALNNRLDKYGIIVLDTSVIDLNFTKEFAQAVEDKQIAEQRAQRAVYIAREAEQEAQADINRAKGKAEAQRLLAETLRAQGGSLVLQKEAIEAWRQGGSQMPNVLILGGDNKSSVPFLFNLGDLADVDLDRPSPEEASPLDEPSPFEKESDNQDSSLDLPPGYGDL from the coding sequence TTGAATAAACAGACTAACCAAAGTCTAACCGCCATTATTGGTGGCATTGTTGCCGCGCTTTTACTACTGGTAGGATTAAATTCCTATGTTGTCATTAACCCCGGGCAAGCAGGGGTTTTAAGTATTCTCGGGAAAGCCCAAGAAGAGGCGTTATTAGAAGGCATACATTATAAAATTCCCTTTATTTCTAAAGTGGATGTCTATGATGTTACCGTTCAAAAATTTGAAGTTCCAGCGCAAAGCGCCACCAAAGACTTACAAGACTTAAAAGCGAGTTTTGCCATTAACTTTCGCCTTGATCCTGTGCAAGTGGTAGATATTCGCCGTAAACAAGGGACACTAAAAAATGTTGTTTCTAAAGTGATTGCCCCGCAAACCCAAGAATCCTTTAAGGTGGCAGCAGCAAGGAAAACCGCCGAAGAAGCCATCACCAAACGGGATGAATTAAAAGAGGATTTTGATATCGCTCTCAATAATCGGCTAGATAAATATGGGATTATTGTCTTAGATACCAGTGTCATTGATCTAAACTTCACCAAAGAATTTGCTCAAGCGGTGGAAGATAAACAAATCGCTGAACAACGAGCCCAAAGAGCCGTGTATATTGCCCGAGAAGCTGAGCAAGAAGCACAAGCTGATATTAATCGTGCTAAAGGGAAAGCAGAAGCCCAACGCCTCCTCGCAGAAACCTTACGCGCTCAAGGAGGATCACTGGTACTGCAAAAAGAAGCCATTGAGGCATGGCGACAAGGCGGTTCTCAAATGCCAAATGTGTTAATTTTGGGTGGGGATAATAAAAGTAGTGTTCCCTTTCTATTTAATCTTGGGGATTTAGCTGATGTTGATCTAGATCGTCCATCGCCAGAAGAGGCTTCTCCCTTAGATGAACCTTCTCCCTTTGAAAAAGAAAGTGATAATCAAGACTCCTCTTTAGATCTGCCTCCTGGTTATGGGGATTTATAG
- a CDS encoding phasin family protein encodes MANQFGDILQKAFYFGVGLADYAQEQASEKLKELRTQSQKLADELVKRGEMNSEEARQFVEQLMSEAKSGQTATNQETTSSQGEPRRIEIIEEDEPNTSDSATEEKTDEDIDTLRNQVEALREELKRLHKK; translated from the coding sequence ATGGCAAACCAATTTGGAGACATCTTACAAAAAGCCTTTTACTTTGGTGTAGGATTAGCAGATTATGCTCAAGAACAAGCTAGCGAAAAACTCAAAGAACTCCGCACCCAAAGTCAAAAACTCGCCGATGAATTGGTCAAACGGGGCGAAATGAACTCAGAAGAAGCCCGTCAATTTGTCGAGCAACTGATGTCAGAAGCTAAAAGCGGACAAACCGCCACTAATCAAGAGACTACCTCTAGTCAAGGCGAACCAAGACGCATTGAAATTATTGAAGAAGATGAACCTAATACTAGTGACTCAGCAACAGAGGAGAAAACAGATGAAGATATCGACACTCTTCGTAATCAAGTAGAAGCCCTTAGAGAAGAATTAAAACGCCTCCATAAAAAATAG